In Synechococcus sp. CB0101, a genomic segment contains:
- a CDS encoding F0F1 ATP synthase subunit B has translation MTFPSLFANHGGFGLNLNVFETNIINLAIVIFALYKFLPNFLGGILERRRAIILADLKDAEERLASATTQLAQAQKDLAEAQQKAEQIRADGKARAEAIRFESEKRTIDEMARLKQGAAADMDAEAARVSTQLRREAARLAIEKALATLPGKLSPEAQAQLVSQSIKTLGNA, from the coding sequence ATGACTTTCCCTAGCCTCTTCGCCAATCACGGTGGCTTTGGTCTGAACCTCAATGTGTTCGAGACCAACATCATCAACCTGGCGATCGTCATCTTCGCCCTCTACAAGTTTCTGCCCAATTTCCTGGGCGGCATCCTGGAGCGGCGTCGGGCGATCATCCTGGCCGACCTGAAAGACGCTGAAGAGCGCCTGGCCAGTGCCACCACCCAGCTCGCTCAGGCTCAGAAGGATCTGGCCGAAGCCCAGCAGAAGGCCGAACAGATCCGTGCCGACGGCAAAGCCCGTGCCGAGGCCATTCGGTTCGAGAGCGAGAAGCGCACCATCGATGAGATGGCCCGCCTCAAGCAGGGCGCTGCTGCGGATATGGATGCCGAAGCCGCTCGCGTCAGCACCCAGCTGCGTCGCGAAGCTGCTCGCCTGGCCATCGAGAAAGCTCTGGCCACGCTCCCCGGCAAGCTCAGCCCTGAGGCCCAGGCCCAGCTGGTCAGCCAGTCCATCAAAACTCTGGGGAACGCCTGA
- a CDS encoding F0F1 ATP synthase subunit B', translating to MTSWLLLGATEGGLFDLDATLPLMAVQVVLLTFILNALFFRPVGRVVEEREGYITTSRAEAKQKLAQVERLEADLREQLKEARKATQQLIQEAEQDSDKLYREALATATAEANASREQARREIDAQRESALGQLKGDAEKLGDLIVDRLLAAK from the coding sequence ATGACCAGCTGGCTCCTGCTCGGTGCAACGGAGGGAGGTCTGTTCGACCTCGATGCCACCCTGCCGCTGATGGCGGTGCAGGTGGTTCTCCTCACCTTCATTCTCAATGCCCTGTTCTTCCGCCCCGTTGGCCGGGTTGTGGAAGAGCGCGAGGGGTACATCACCACCAGCCGTGCCGAGGCCAAGCAAAAGCTGGCTCAGGTGGAGCGCCTGGAGGCGGATCTGCGTGAGCAGCTGAAGGAGGCCCGCAAGGCCACCCAACAGCTCATTCAGGAAGCGGAGCAGGATTCCGACAAGCTCTACCGCGAAGCCCTGGCCACCGCCACGGCTGAAGCGAATGCCTCCCGTGAGCAGGCCCGTCGTGAGATCGACGCCCAGCGGGAGTCGGCCCTTGGCCAGCTCAAGGGTGACGCCGAGAAGCTCGGTGACCTGATCGTCGACCGTCTGCTGGCCGCCAAATGA
- the atpE gene encoding ATP synthase F0 subunit C: MDSITSAASVIAAGLAVGLGAIGPGIGQGTAAGSAVEGIARQPEADGKIRGTLLLSLAFMEALTIYGLVVALVLLFANPFAG; encoded by the coding sequence ATGGATTCCATCACCTCTGCAGCGTCCGTGATCGCCGCTGGTCTGGCTGTCGGCCTCGGCGCCATTGGCCCTGGTATCGGTCAGGGCACCGCAGCCGGTTCCGCTGTTGAAGGCATCGCTCGCCAGCCCGAGGCTGACGGCAAGATCCGCGGCACCCTGCTGCTGTCCCTGGCCTTCATGGAAGCTCTCACCATCTACGGCCTCGTGGTCGCACTGGTGCTGCTGTTCGCCAACCCCTTCGCCGGCTGA
- the atpB gene encoding F0F1 ATP synthase subunit A: protein MGFLPLALPFAELEVGQHLYWQLGNLKIHGQVFLSSWVVIGALLAFVLVGSRKMERDPRGMQNLLEFLWDYIRDLAREQIGEKAYRDWLPFIGTLFLFIFVCNWGGALVPWKLIHLPEGELGAPTADINTTVALALLVSLAYFYAGLSRKGFRYFEYYVEPTPIMLPFKIIEDFTKPLSLSFRLFGNILADELVVAVLAFLVPLLVPLPAMFLGLFTSAIQALIFATLAGNYIGEAVHEEHH, encoded by the coding sequence ATGGGTTTCTTGCCACTCGCTCTTCCCTTTGCCGAACTGGAGGTGGGTCAGCACCTCTATTGGCAGCTGGGCAATCTCAAGATCCACGGCCAGGTGTTTCTCAGCTCCTGGGTGGTGATCGGCGCTCTGCTGGCCTTTGTGCTGGTGGGCAGCCGCAAGATGGAGCGCGATCCGCGCGGCATGCAGAACCTGCTCGAGTTTCTGTGGGATTACATCCGTGATCTCGCCCGCGAGCAGATCGGCGAGAAGGCCTACCGCGATTGGCTGCCGTTCATCGGCACCCTGTTCCTGTTCATCTTTGTGTGCAACTGGGGTGGTGCCCTGGTGCCCTGGAAGCTGATCCATCTGCCCGAAGGTGAACTCGGCGCCCCGACCGCCGACATCAACACCACCGTGGCTTTGGCCCTGCTGGTGTCTCTGGCCTACTTCTATGCAGGCCTGAGCCGCAAAGGATTCCGGTACTTCGAGTACTACGTGGAGCCGACTCCGATCATGCTCCCGTTCAAGATCATCGAAGATTTCACCAAGCCCCTCTCCCTTTCGTTCCGTCTGTTCGGAAACATTCTGGCGGACGAATTGGTGGTGGCTGTGCTGGCCTTCCTGGTGCCTCTGCTGGTGCCCCTGCCGGCCATGTTCCTTGGCCTGTTCACCAGCGCCATCCAGGCTTTGATCTTCGCCACCCTCGCTGGTAATTACATCGGCGAAGCGGTGCACGAAGAGCATCACTAG
- a CDS encoding methyltransferase: protein MKSSLGCGAASCAMTQAPADAATPVVSAFYDTFPYPGDPLQDGPPPGYNWRWCVDAAYAACTGAVAPRSADGAPLRVLDAGCGTGVSTDYLAHLNPGAEILAVDISPGTLEVARERVRRSGGHQQAQVRIENRSLLELEGEGPFDYINSVGVLHHLRQPEAGLKALAALLKPGALLHLFLYADGGRWEIHRTQRALTAMGVGTGEQGLRLGRQLLAELPEHNRLRRHHEQRWAIDCAADANFADMYLHPQETSYNLERLMAFVAAADLEFAGFSNPQVWDPARLLQGELLDRARALPPLQQWQLVEDLDPDISHFEFFLAKPPLQRWSWDDDAALLAAAGQRNPCLWGWPGAALLDSDMAPLDLSADGLALMQALEQAPAATPIGRLPLGWPEGQIASVARELRDQRVLLLQPLARNAA, encoded by the coding sequence ATGAAAAGCTCGCTCGGTTGCGGAGCTGCCTCCTGCGCCATGACCCAGGCCCCGGCTGATGCCGCCACCCCAGTGGTGAGCGCCTTTTACGACACATTCCCCTACCCAGGTGATCCGCTCCAGGACGGCCCACCGCCTGGATACAACTGGCGCTGGTGCGTGGATGCGGCCTATGCCGCCTGCACCGGTGCGGTGGCACCCCGTTCGGCGGATGGAGCTCCCCTGCGCGTGCTGGATGCCGGCTGCGGCACCGGGGTGAGCACGGATTACCTGGCGCATCTCAACCCCGGCGCCGAGATCCTGGCGGTGGATATTTCGCCGGGCACTCTCGAGGTGGCCCGTGAGCGCGTGCGTCGTTCCGGCGGGCATCAGCAGGCCCAGGTGCGGATTGAAAACCGCAGCCTCCTGGAGCTGGAGGGTGAAGGACCGTTCGACTACATCAATTCGGTGGGGGTGCTGCATCACCTGCGCCAGCCCGAAGCCGGGCTGAAAGCCCTGGCAGCCCTACTGAAACCCGGCGCCTTGCTGCACTTGTTTTTGTACGCGGATGGCGGGCGCTGGGAGATTCACCGCACCCAGCGGGCCCTCACAGCGATGGGTGTGGGCACTGGAGAGCAGGGGCTGCGGCTCGGGCGCCAGCTGCTGGCCGAGCTGCCGGAGCACAACCGCCTGCGCCGGCATCACGAGCAGCGATGGGCGATCGACTGCGCCGCCGATGCCAACTTCGCCGACATGTATCTCCATCCCCAGGAGACCAGCTACAACCTCGAGCGCTTGATGGCCTTCGTGGCTGCTGCCGATCTGGAGTTCGCCGGCTTCTCCAATCCCCAGGTTTGGGATCCGGCTCGGCTCCTGCAAGGGGAGCTTTTGGATCGGGCCAGGGCTCTACCGCCACTGCAGCAGTGGCAGCTGGTGGAAGACCTCGATCCCGACATCAGCCATTTCGAATTTTTCTTGGCTAAACCGCCGCTGCAGCGCTGGAGCTGGGACGACGACGCAGCGCTCCTGGCGGCCGCTGGCCAGCGCAACCCCTGCCTGTGGGGTTGGCCCGGTGCGGCATTGCTCGATTCCGACATGGCGCCGCTCGATCTCAGTGCCGATGGCTTGGCGCTGATGCAGGCCCTGGAGCAGGCTCCGGCGGCCACACCGATCGGCCGCTTGCCGCTGGGCTGGCCTGAGGGCCAGATCGCTTCTGTGGCAAGGGAATTGCGGGATCAGCGCGTGTTGCTGCTTCAGCCCCTGGCCCGCAACGCTGCGTGA
- a CDS encoding phycobilisome rod-core linker polypeptide, whose translation MTVTASSGSSRVAPQRYDTLPLSSVREAEQQDRFLDGGELNTLVTFFQSGQLRVEAARRLSANAEAIVARAASRIFAGGTPLSYLDAPLSPAADAGANPLATDQAAFQRSVQTFAGASGANKRGNALTRLLEGAGGDADVRVVLPTGFSPISVARYGTERMKKSIRDLAWFLRYVGYAVVAGDPSILRVNTRGLRDVLEKGCSLAATNVALQEMRAGAAELLKDLPEARQLLIDSFNVLIEELAVPTPSPRQRLGSPENQGLQLPAIYALAAQGKAQRFNMKPGMSGAQKAEVVRAAYRQVFERDIAKAYSQMPCPVEATQVRQGDISMREFIRSLGHSKEYQQQFYGRFVNSRVVELAFRHFLGRGISSREEFTRYFDIVSAQGLKGLVDSLVNSMEYAQVFGEETVPYLRDIGEEAQESAGWGSNRKLFRFSAPFEGAPQYVTLYASYRQPYADQHPYGGGNDPLGLNYGAIFPSGTANVGTRPAPIRYDSRRILVGNGMRQPGQMNSPQFRASTPRKLGPKVVRLQQIATGGNSVPRRGGQPSIRNTEASTQAVIRAVYVQVLGNTGYAGEQNKVEEIKLENGDLSLREFVRQVARSDAFRRRYWSGLYICKAIEVMHRRLLGRPTFGRWEIDAYFDVAARKGFYGVVDAMLNSPEYSEAFGEDTVPYERFITPTDLNTRRVPALKRAFNAAAYADTTPRIRPEVTPPADFRGTGSLTERNLPGRSGVIRGGWSATLTGGETLAPAPSASSGPGSVQTRPAPARSWSAPRWQPGGGAAPTWSSGTTSFAPAPAAPARTIGVGGGWSSTVSSGAAGALAEQPGAAMAKALKPSALQGFSKRRSLGTAVKLSMRPTSAEVNEAIEAVYRQLLGRQPLAAEALGDAESQLRNGKLSVAEFVARVAGSDLFVSRLNRMAPFKAAAAAHLALLGRAAQPAETSRFLATRCNDGLRSAIDAVLNSSEYASSFGRDTVPYLKGMATSDGIPLSTVNRTAALYGGNAALNPTA comes from the coding sequence ATGACTGTGACCGCCAGCAGCGGCAGCAGCAGGGTTGCTCCTCAGCGCTACGACACCCTGCCGCTCTCCAGCGTCCGCGAGGCGGAACAGCAGGACCGCTTCCTCGATGGCGGTGAGCTGAACACCCTGGTGACCTTCTTCCAGAGCGGTCAGCTGCGTGTGGAAGCCGCCCGTCGCCTCTCGGCCAACGCCGAGGCGATCGTGGCCCGTGCCGCCAGCCGGATCTTTGCCGGCGGCACCCCGCTCTCCTATCTCGATGCACCCCTGAGCCCAGCGGCTGATGCCGGTGCCAACCCCCTGGCCACCGACCAAGCTGCGTTCCAGCGCTCCGTTCAGACCTTTGCCGGCGCCAGCGGCGCCAACAAGCGCGGCAATGCGCTCACCCGCCTGCTCGAAGGTGCCGGTGGCGACGCCGATGTGCGCGTGGTGCTGCCCACTGGCTTCAGCCCGATCTCGGTAGCCCGCTACGGCACCGAGCGGATGAAGAAGTCGATCCGCGACCTGGCCTGGTTCCTGCGCTACGTGGGCTACGCCGTGGTGGCGGGTGATCCCAGCATCCTGCGGGTGAACACCCGCGGCCTGCGCGATGTGCTCGAGAAGGGCTGCTCCCTGGCGGCCACCAACGTGGCCCTGCAGGAAATGCGCGCCGGCGCTGCCGAACTGCTCAAGGATCTGCCTGAAGCGCGCCAGCTCTTGATCGACAGCTTCAACGTGCTGATCGAGGAGCTGGCCGTTCCCACCCCCTCCCCACGCCAGCGCCTGGGCAGCCCTGAAAACCAGGGCCTGCAGCTGCCGGCGATCTATGCCCTGGCTGCCCAGGGCAAGGCTCAGCGCTTCAACATGAAGCCGGGCATGAGTGGCGCCCAAAAAGCCGAAGTGGTGCGCGCCGCCTACCGCCAGGTGTTTGAGCGCGACATCGCCAAGGCCTACAGCCAGATGCCCTGCCCGGTGGAAGCCACCCAGGTGCGCCAGGGCGACATCTCGATGCGGGAGTTCATCCGCTCCCTGGGCCACAGCAAGGAATACCAGCAGCAGTTCTACGGCCGGTTTGTAAACAGCCGTGTGGTGGAGCTGGCCTTCCGCCACTTCCTTGGCCGTGGCATCAGCTCCCGCGAAGAGTTCACGCGCTACTTCGACATCGTCTCCGCCCAGGGCCTCAAGGGCCTGGTGGATTCGCTGGTCAACAGCATGGAGTACGCCCAGGTGTTCGGGGAAGAAACCGTTCCCTACCTGCGCGATATCGGCGAAGAAGCTCAGGAGAGCGCTGGCTGGGGTTCCAACCGCAAGCTGTTCCGCTTCAGCGCTCCATTTGAGGGTGCCCCTCAATACGTCACCCTCTACGCCAGCTATCGCCAGCCCTACGCCGATCAGCACCCCTATGGCGGTGGCAACGATCCTCTGGGCCTGAACTACGGCGCGATCTTCCCCTCGGGAACCGCCAATGTGGGCACGCGTCCGGCACCGATCCGCTACGACAGCCGCCGGATCCTGGTGGGCAACGGCATGCGCCAGCCGGGCCAGATGAACAGCCCGCAGTTCCGCGCCTCCACTCCCCGCAAGCTCGGGCCGAAGGTGGTGCGCCTGCAGCAGATCGCCACCGGCGGCAACTCCGTTCCCCGCCGCGGCGGCCAGCCCAGCATCCGCAACACCGAAGCCAGCACCCAGGCCGTGATCCGGGCTGTGTACGTGCAGGTGCTCGGCAACACCGGTTACGCCGGTGAACAGAACAAGGTGGAGGAGATCAAGCTCGAGAACGGCGATCTCAGCCTGCGCGAATTCGTGCGCCAGGTGGCCCGCAGCGATGCCTTCCGGCGTCGTTACTGGAGCGGCCTCTACATCTGTAAGGCGATCGAGGTGATGCACCGCCGCCTGCTGGGTCGGCCCACCTTCGGCCGTTGGGAGATCGACGCCTACTTCGACGTGGCGGCTCGCAAGGGCTTCTACGGCGTGGTCGACGCCATGCTCAACAGCCCCGAGTACTCCGAGGCGTTTGGTGAAGACACCGTTCCCTACGAGCGCTTCATCACCCCCACCGACCTGAACACCCGCCGGGTGCCGGCCCTCAAGCGGGCCTTCAATGCAGCGGCGTACGCCGACACCACCCCGCGCATCCGCCCGGAGGTCACCCCTCCTGCCGATTTCCGCGGCACCGGCAGCCTCACCGAGCGCAACCTGCCCGGCCGCAGCGGTGTGATCCGCGGCGGTTGGAGCGCCACGCTCACCGGCGGTGAAACCCTGGCTCCCGCTCCCAGCGCCAGCAGCGGCCCTGGTTCGGTGCAAACCCGTCCTGCCCCGGCTCGCAGCTGGAGCGCCCCCCGCTGGCAACCCGGCGGTGGCGCAGCACCCACCTGGAGCTCCGGCACCACGAGCTTTGCTCCAGCTCCGGCAGCCCCAGCTCGCACGATTGGTGTGGGTGGCGGCTGGAGCTCCACCGTCTCCAGCGGAGCTGCGGGTGCGCTGGCTGAACAGCCTGGCGCCGCCATGGCCAAGGCGCTCAAGCCCAGTGCGCTCCAGGGCTTCAGCAAGCGCCGCAGCCTCGGCACAGCGGTGAAGCTCTCGATGCGTCCCACCAGCGCTGAGGTGAACGAAGCGATCGAGGCGGTCTACCGCCAACTGCTGGGTCGCCAGCCCCTGGCCGCCGAGGCCCTGGGCGATGCTGAATCCCAGCTGCGCAACGGGAAACTCAGCGTGGCTGAATTCGTGGCTCGCGTGGCCGGCAGCGATTTGTTTGTGAGCCGCCTCAACCGCATGGCTCCCTTTAAAGCCGCCGCTGCTGCACACCTGGCGCTGCTGGGCCGTGCCGCTCAACCGGCAGAAACCAGCCGCTTCCTCGCCACCCGCTGCAACGACGGCCTGCGCAGCGCCATCGATGCCGTGCTCAATTCCAGCGAGTACGCCAGCAGCTTCGGTCGCGACACCGTGCCCTACCTCAAAGGGATGGCCACGAGCGATGGCATTCCACTGAGCACGGTGAACCGGACCGCCGCCCTCTACGGCGGCAACGCAGCCCTCAACCCCACCGCCTGA
- a CDS encoding allophycocyanin subunit alpha, protein MSIVSNSIINADAEARYLSPGELDQIKAFVSGGQRRLRVAQVLAESRERIVKTAGGALFQKRPDVISPGGNAYGEEMTASCLRDMDYYLRLVTYGIVAGDVTPIEEIGIIGAKEMYRSLGTPLEAMAEAVREMKNAAMSLLTGADAEEAGFYFDYVVGALS, encoded by the coding sequence ATGAGCATCGTCTCCAACTCGATCATCAACGCGGACGCCGAAGCCCGCTACCTCAGCCCTGGCGAACTCGACCAGATCAAGGCTTTCGTGAGCGGCGGTCAGCGTCGTCTTCGCGTCGCCCAGGTCCTGGCCGAGAGCCGCGAGCGCATCGTTAAGACCGCTGGCGGTGCTCTGTTCCAGAAGCGCCCCGACGTCATCTCCCCCGGCGGCAACGCCTACGGCGAGGAAATGACCGCGTCCTGCCTGCGCGACATGGACTACTACCTGCGCCTGGTGACCTACGGCATCGTCGCTGGTGATGTGACCCCGATCGAAGAGATCGGCATCATCGGCGCCAAGGAGATGTATCGCTCCCTGGGCACCCCCCTCGAAGCCATGGCTGAAGCCGTGCGCGAGATGAAGAACGCCGCCATGAGCCTGCTCACCGGCGCTGATGCCGAAGAGGCTGGCTTCTACTTCGACTACGTCGTCGGCGCCCTCTCCTGA
- the apcB gene encoding allophycocyanin subunit beta yields the protein MQDAITNVINQADVQGLYLDTSSMGRLEQYFASGELRVRAAATISANASAIIKEAVAKSLLYSDITRPGGNMYTCRRYAACIRDLDYYLRYATYAMLAGDTSILDERVLNGLKETYNSLGVPIGATVQSIQAMKEVTASLVGPDAGREMGVYFDYISSGLGN from the coding sequence ATGCAAGACGCCATCACCAACGTCATCAACCAGGCCGACGTCCAGGGCCTCTACCTGGACACCTCCTCCATGGGTCGCCTGGAGCAGTACTTCGCCAGCGGTGAGCTGCGCGTGCGTGCCGCTGCCACCATCAGCGCTAATGCTTCCGCGATCATCAAGGAAGCTGTGGCCAAGTCGCTGCTGTACTCGGACATCACCCGTCCCGGCGGCAACATGTACACCTGCCGTCGTTACGCGGCCTGCATCCGCGACCTCGACTACTACCTGCGCTACGCCACCTACGCCATGCTGGCTGGTGACACCTCGATCCTCGACGAGCGCGTGCTGAACGGTCTCAAGGAGACCTACAACTCCCTGGGTGTGCCCATCGGCGCCACCGTGCAGTCGATCCAGGCCATGAAGGAAGTGACCGCCTCCCTGGTGGGCCCCGATGCCGGCCGCGAAATGGGCGTGTACTTCGACTACATCAGCTCCGGCCTGGGTAACTGA
- a CDS encoding phycobilisome linker polypeptide, whose protein sequence is MRLFKVTACIPCPEKARSQRELQNTFFTKWVPYESWFAEQQRIMKQGGKILKVELVSGRRQVNVGN, encoded by the coding sequence ATGCGCCTGTTCAAAGTCACCGCCTGCATCCCCTGCCCTGAAAAGGCCCGTTCCCAGCGCGAGCTGCAGAACACCTTTTTCACCAAGTGGGTGCCTTACGAAAGCTGGTTCGCTGAACAGCAGCGGATCATGAAGCAAGGCGGCAAGATCCTGAAGGTTGAACTGGTCTCCGGTCGCCGTCAGGTGAACGTGGGCAACTGA
- a CDS encoding FtsW/RodA/SpoVE family cell cycle protein produces the protein MARSANSSGLLPVPFSHWPAEARLLLGMVALWSVLGLVVLGSASWWVAAREMGDPTYYLKRQAIWMVASWGLLYLGIKINLRRWLRMAGPALLVGMVLVALTLVIGSTVNGASRWLVIGPIQIQPTELIKPFLVLQGAALFSHWSRIAPDQKLTWLGVFAVTLGLILKQPNLSTASLCGILLWLMALASGLPLWAMLGSAGLGFSVAVGSISINEYQRIRVTSFLNPWKDAQGDGYQLVQSLLAIGSGGLWGEGFGLSTQKLQYLPIQSTDFIFAVFAEEFGYVGSVLLLLFLLLFGFVGLRVALSCRSNQQRLVAIGCTALLVGQSILNIAVASGAMPTTGLPLPMISYGGNSLLSSLLTAGLLLRCALEGAGLEPGRPRRREERQREGSARGSLSIG, from the coding sequence TTGGCCCGTTCCGCCAACTCATCCGGCCTCTTGCCTGTGCCCTTCAGCCATTGGCCAGCGGAAGCTCGCCTGCTGCTGGGGATGGTGGCCCTCTGGAGCGTGTTGGGCCTGGTGGTGCTGGGCTCGGCCAGCTGGTGGGTGGCCGCTCGCGAAATGGGCGATCCCACCTACTACCTGAAACGCCAGGCGATCTGGATGGTCGCCAGCTGGGGCTTGCTCTACCTCGGCATCAAGATCAACCTGCGCCGCTGGCTGCGCATGGCCGGCCCGGCTTTGCTGGTGGGCATGGTGCTCGTAGCCCTCACCCTGGTGATCGGCAGCACCGTGAATGGCGCCAGCCGCTGGCTGGTGATCGGCCCCATCCAGATCCAGCCCACCGAGCTGATCAAACCCTTCCTGGTATTGCAGGGTGCGGCGCTGTTCTCCCACTGGAGCCGCATCGCCCCCGATCAAAAACTCACCTGGCTGGGGGTTTTTGCGGTGACCCTCGGCCTGATCCTCAAACAGCCCAACCTGAGCACGGCCTCGCTCTGCGGAATCCTGCTGTGGCTGATGGCCCTGGCTTCAGGACTACCGCTCTGGGCGATGCTCGGCAGCGCCGGCCTCGGCTTCAGCGTGGCCGTCGGCAGCATCTCGATCAACGAATACCAACGCATCCGGGTGACCTCCTTCCTCAACCCCTGGAAGGACGCCCAAGGCGATGGCTATCAGTTGGTGCAGAGCCTCTTGGCCATCGGCTCCGGCGGCCTCTGGGGCGAGGGCTTCGGCCTCTCCACCCAGAAGCTCCAATACCTGCCGATCCAAAGCACCGATTTCATCTTTGCCGTGTTTGCCGAAGAATTCGGCTACGTGGGTTCGGTGTTGCTGCTGCTGTTTTTGCTGCTGTTTGGGTTCGTGGGGCTGCGGGTGGCCCTGAGCTGCCGCAGCAACCAGCAACGCCTCGTGGCGATCGGTTGCACCGCCTTGCTGGTGGGCCAGTCGATCCTCAACATCGCCGTGGCCAGCGGTGCCATGCCCACCACCGGCCTGCCCTTGCCGATGATCAGCTATGGCGGCAACTCCTTGCTCTCCAGCCTGCTCACGGCGGGCCTGCTACTGCGCTGTGCCCTGGAGGGTGCTGGCCTTGAGCCGGGGCGCCCGCGCCGGCGGGAAGAACGCCAACGGGAAGGCTCAGCCCGCGGAAGCCTCTCGATAGGCTGA
- a CDS encoding cytochrome c biogenesis CcdA family protein, with the protein MVAPALADWARSGEQLLSSSLAHPSAVTVLLVFAGGLITSLGPCSLSLLPVTLAYLAGFDDQQEKPWQRSLSFCGGIVASLVLLGLASGALGRIYGQVPGLIPTLVAVLAVLMGLNLLGLLPLQLPNGPDPEQWRQRVPKALAPLAAGLAFGLAASPCTTPVLAVLLAWIAQAGEPLAGVVLLTAFAGGQVMPLLLAGTAAAWVPRLLALRALGQWVPPISGVVLLATGTLTLLARWG; encoded by the coding sequence ATGGTGGCTCCGGCCCTGGCCGACTGGGCCCGCAGCGGAGAGCAGCTGCTCAGCAGCTCCCTGGCCCATCCCAGTGCTGTCACCGTGCTGTTGGTGTTTGCCGGTGGCTTGATCACCAGCCTGGGCCCCTGCTCGCTCTCGCTGCTGCCGGTCACCCTGGCCTACCTGGCCGGCTTCGACGACCAGCAGGAGAAGCCCTGGCAGCGAAGCCTCAGCTTCTGCGGCGGCATCGTGGCGTCGCTGGTGCTGCTCGGCCTGGCCAGTGGCGCCCTGGGGCGCATCTATGGCCAAGTGCCTGGCCTGATCCCCACGCTGGTGGCCGTGCTGGCGGTGCTGATGGGCCTCAACCTGCTCGGCCTGTTGCCCCTGCAACTGCCGAACGGGCCGGATCCGGAGCAATGGCGCCAACGGGTGCCCAAAGCCCTCGCTCCCCTGGCGGCCGGCCTGGCCTTCGGACTGGCGGCATCACCCTGCACCACGCCGGTGTTGGCGGTGTTGCTGGCCTGGATCGCCCAGGCCGGTGAACCCCTGGCCGGGGTGGTGTTGCTCACCGCCTTTGCCGGCGGGCAGGTGATGCCGCTGCTGCTGGCGGGCACAGCTGCCGCCTGGGTGCCCCGCTTGCTGGCCCTCCGGGCCCTGGGCCAATGGGTTCCCCCCATCAGCGGCGTGGTGCTGCTGGCCACAGGCACACTCACCCTTCTGGCCCGCTGGGGCTGA
- a CDS encoding cytochrome c biogenesis protein ResB has protein sequence MKRLIAWISDLRLAIGLLILIAIASGLGTLVPQQENAELYHRVYDAQPWLGLLNGDAILRLQLDHVYSSNWFLGLLAWLGLSLILCSWRRQWPALQAALRWIDYSSPRQLSKLTLAETLSSPQADTQLGQLQALLLQRGWQVQPHPHRLAARRGVSGRVGPLLVHAGLVVLMVGAAWGALAGQRLERYLAPGNELELLNRRGETQLTVALEGFGIERDPAGRPEQFRSQLRLQPGDPAASAPLPATNREISVNHPLRFQGMTVYQADWALAAIQVQLGKSPILELPLQSFPQLGDQVWGIVLPTRPDGSNPVLLALSSEQGPVTVYSADAEVLGTLVPGGGPAEIAGIPLRIASVVPASGLLLKRDPGVPLVYAGFAIALAGGALSLIATRQLWAIAEPEQQKLHVAGLCNRNLAAFSRELPALLTELQQA, from the coding sequence ATGAAACGCCTGATCGCCTGGATCTCCGACCTTCGCCTGGCCATCGGGCTGTTGATCCTGATCGCCATCGCCAGTGGACTGGGCACGCTGGTGCCGCAGCAGGAAAACGCTGAGCTCTATCACCGCGTCTACGACGCCCAGCCCTGGCTGGGGTTGCTCAACGGCGATGCAATCCTGCGCCTGCAGCTCGATCACGTGTATTCGAGCAACTGGTTTCTGGGCCTGCTGGCCTGGCTGGGGCTCTCACTGATCCTCTGCAGCTGGCGGCGCCAATGGCCGGCCCTGCAAGCCGCCCTGCGCTGGATCGACTACAGCAGCCCGCGCCAGCTCAGCAAGCTCACCCTCGCAGAAACCCTGAGCAGCCCGCAGGCCGACACGCAACTGGGGCAGCTGCAGGCGTTGCTGCTGCAGCGCGGCTGGCAAGTGCAGCCCCATCCCCATCGCCTGGCGGCACGCCGGGGCGTGAGCGGCAGGGTGGGCCCCTTGTTGGTGCATGCCGGCCTGGTGGTGCTGATGGTGGGGGCCGCCTGGGGCGCCCTGGCCGGCCAACGGTTGGAGCGCTATCTGGCCCCCGGCAATGAACTGGAACTGCTGAACCGCCGCGGCGAAACCCAACTCACCGTGGCCCTTGAGGGCTTCGGCATCGAACGCGATCCGGCCGGCCGGCCGGAACAATTCCGCTCCCAACTGCGCTTGCAGCCGGGCGATCCCGCCGCCAGCGCGCCGCTCCCGGCCACCAACCGGGAGATCAGCGTGAACCACCCCCTGCGCTTCCAGGGGATGACGGTGTATCAAGCCGACTGGGCCCTGGCGGCGATCCAGGTGCAACTGGGCAAGAGCCCGATTCTGGAGCTGCCGCTGCAGAGCTTCCCGCAACTGGGCGATCAGGTTTGGGGCATCGTGCTGCCCACCCGGCCCGATGGCAGCAACCCGGTGCTGCTGGCCCTCTCCAGCGAACAGGGCCCGGTCACGGTGTATTCCGCCGATGCCGAAGTGCTGGGCACCCTGGTGCCGGGCGGCGGCCCCGCCGAGATCGCGGGGATCCCGCTGCGCATCGCCAGCGTGGTGCCGGCCAGCGGCCTGTTGCTCAAGCGCGATCCAGGCGTGCCACTGGTGTACGCCGGCTTCGCCATTGCGCTGGCGGGCGGGGCCTTGAGCCTGATCGCCACCCGCCAGCTGTGGGCCATCGCCGAACCCGAGCAGCAAAAGCTGCATGTGGCGGGTCTATGCAACCGCAACCTGGCGGCCTTCTCGCGGGAACTCCCAGCGCTGCTAACCGAACTTCAGCAGGCCTGA